Proteins found in one Methylobacterium sp. CB376 genomic segment:
- the moaA gene encoding GTP 3',8-cyclase MoaA, whose product MTCPVPARSGHPLVDGYGRHVSYLRVSVTDRCDLRCTYCMAERMTFLPRRDLLTLEELDRLCSAFVARGVRRIRLTGGEPLVRRDVVRLLDSLSRHLGAGGLDELTLTTNGTLLAARARDLAACGVRRVNVSLDTLDPDRYRAITRRGDLGAVLDGLDAAQAAGLSVKLNAVALKGTNEDELEHLVRFAHGRGMDVTLIEVMPLGEVGPDRADQFLPLDVVRRRLARRLTLEPLAYRSAGPARYVRVAETGGRLGFITPLTHNFCEGCDRVRVTCTGMLYTCLGHEEGRDLRAALRGSEGDGLLQAAIDAAVLRKPKGHDFVIGRGAGAALARHMSVTGG is encoded by the coding sequence ATGACCTGCCCGGTCCCCGCCCGCTCCGGCCACCCGCTCGTCGACGGGTACGGCCGGCACGTCAGCTACCTGCGCGTGTCGGTGACGGACCGCTGCGACCTGCGCTGCACTTACTGCATGGCCGAGCGGATGACCTTCCTGCCCCGGCGCGACCTCCTCACCCTGGAGGAGCTCGACCGGCTCTGCTCGGCCTTCGTGGCGCGCGGCGTGCGCCGGATCCGGCTCACCGGCGGCGAGCCCCTGGTGCGCCGGGACGTCGTCCGGCTGCTCGACTCCCTCTCCCGGCACCTCGGGGCGGGCGGGCTCGACGAACTGACCCTGACCACGAACGGGACCCTGCTGGCGGCCCGCGCGCGCGACCTCGCCGCGTGCGGCGTGCGGCGGGTCAACGTCTCCCTCGACACGCTCGACCCGGACCGCTACCGCGCCATCACCCGCCGCGGGGATCTCGGCGCGGTCCTCGACGGGCTCGACGCCGCGCAGGCCGCCGGCCTGTCCGTGAAGCTGAACGCGGTGGCGCTCAAGGGGACCAACGAGGACGAGCTGGAGCACCTCGTGCGGTTCGCGCACGGGCGCGGCATGGACGTGACCCTGATCGAGGTCATGCCGCTCGGCGAGGTCGGACCCGACCGGGCCGACCAGTTCCTCCCCCTCGACGTCGTGCGTCGGCGCCTGGCGCGGCGCCTCACCCTTGAACCGCTGGCATACCGCTCGGCCGGCCCGGCCCGCTACGTCCGCGTCGCGGAGACGGGCGGGCGGCTCGGCTTCATCACCCCGCTGACCCACAATTTCTGCGAGGGCTGCGACCGGGTGCGGGTGACCTGCACCGGCATGCTCTACACCTGCCTCGGGCACGAGGAGGGGCGCGACCTGCGCGCCGCGCTCCGGGGCTCGGAGGGCGACGGGCTGCTGCAGGCGGCGATCGACGCCGCCGTCCTGCGCAAGCCGAAGGGCCACGACTTCGTCATCGGACGGGGCGCCGGGGCCGCGCTGGCCCGCCACATGAGCGTCACGGGAGGTTAG
- a CDS encoding DUF2478 domain-containing protein has translation MCASSICVVAYGRASRPDAVLAEVVRRLAGAGYRVGGLLQFRRGGTPSRCASLFLEEIGSGRRVEIFESRGGAARGCRLTTCGLAEGAAWLAAAVAAEPELLFVNRFGRQEAEGRGLRAETAAIVAGIPSVVPVSEALLPAWRAFAGEEDAVMPPDADRIEAWCRGRLLTRPSPSGRAGALDGMGGDAPAGHA, from the coding sequence ATGTGCGCCTCCTCCATCTGCGTCGTCGCCTACGGGCGCGCGAGCCGCCCCGACGCGGTCCTGGCGGAAGTCGTCCGCCGGCTCGCCGGCGCCGGATACCGGGTCGGCGGCCTGCTCCAGTTCCGCCGCGGAGGCACTCCGTCGCGCTGCGCGAGCCTGTTCCTGGAGGAGATCGGGTCCGGCCGGCGGGTGGAGATCTTCGAGAGCCGCGGCGGCGCGGCGCGCGGGTGCCGCCTGACCACCTGCGGTCTCGCGGAGGGGGCCGCCTGGCTCGCGGCCGCGGTCGCGGCGGAGCCGGAGCTCCTGTTCGTCAACCGCTTCGGCCGTCAGGAGGCCGAGGGGCGGGGGCTCCGCGCCGAGACGGCGGCGATCGTGGCCGGCATCCCGTCGGTCGTGCCGGTGAGCGAGGCGCTGCTGCCCGCGTGGCGCGCCTTCGCGGGAGAGGAGGACGCCGTCATGCCCCCGGATGCGGACCGGATCGAGGCGTGGTGCCGCGGCCGGCTGCTCACGCGCCCATCGCCGTCAGGGCGCGCGGGGGCCCTGGACGGGATGGGCGGCGACGCGCCGGCCGGGCACGCCTGA
- the mog gene encoding molybdopterin adenylyltransferase — translation MARIGILTVSDRASAGLYADEGGPAIWAELAHLLASPWEPVARLVPDGLESVRDAIIDLVDGEGCDLVLTTGGTGPAPRDLTPEGTRAACERMMPGFGEVLRARSLEQVPTAILSRQTAGIRGRALVINLPGRPSSIRLSLLAIMPAVPYCLDLIGAARIETDPAVVRAFRPS, via the coding sequence ATGGCCCGCATCGGCATCCTGACCGTCTCGGACCGCGCCTCGGCCGGCCTCTACGCCGACGAGGGCGGCCCGGCGATCTGGGCGGAACTCGCGCACCTGCTCGCCTCGCCCTGGGAGCCGGTCGCCCGGCTCGTGCCGGACGGTCTGGAGAGCGTGCGCGACGCCATCATCGACCTCGTCGATGGCGAGGGGTGCGACCTCGTTCTCACGACCGGCGGGACGGGCCCGGCACCGCGCGACCTCACGCCCGAGGGGACGCGGGCGGCCTGCGAGCGGATGATGCCGGGCTTCGGCGAGGTGCTGCGCGCGCGCAGCCTGGAGCAGGTCCCGACGGCCATCCTGTCACGCCAGACCGCCGGCATCCGCGGCCGGGCCCTCGTCATCAACCTGCCGGGACGCCCGTCCTCGATCCGCCTGTCCCTGCTCGCAATCATGCCGGCGGTGCCCTACTGCCTCGACCTGATCGGGGCGGCGCGCATCGAGACCGACCCCGCCGTGGTGCGGGCCTTCCGGCCGTCCTGA